Proteins found in one Sorghum bicolor cultivar BTx623 chromosome 1, Sorghum_bicolor_NCBIv3, whole genome shotgun sequence genomic segment:
- the LOC110433865 gene encoding uncharacterized protein LOC110433865 isoform X2, giving the protein MVDPLGHRRSSSKQDGSTDSPSKKETSGSRWSDIACLGSNKKKQYLFLAPSNPNGGDFQSCPLSPTPPCLLLGRPLRSRCRLLLLSVGDNLEDEEYLLDDDGQWGLHSEDKRVSTHH; this is encoded by the exons ATGGTGGATCCACTAG GCCATCGACGGAGCAGCAGCAAGCAGGACGGCAGCACAGATAGTCCATCTAAGAAGGAGACAAGCGGATCCAGATGGTCCGACATTGCTTGCCTGGGCTCTAATAAGAAGAAGCAATACCTATTTCTAGCGCCATCGAATCCAAACGGTGGGGACTTCCAGTCGTGCCCCTTGTCTCCGACTCCCCCATGTCTTCTACTAGGCAG GCCATTGCGCTCAAGATGCCGTCTTTTGTTGCTCAGTGTCGGTGACAACCTAGAGGATGAGGAATACCTACTGGATGATGATGGACAATGGGGGCTGCACTCCGAGGACAAGAGG GTCAGTACTCATCACTGA
- the LOC110433865 gene encoding uncharacterized protein LOC110433865 isoform X1: MPSVYSSVASTGHRRSSSKQDGSTDSPSKKETSGSRWSDIACLGSNKKKQYLFLAPSNPNGGDFQSCPLSPTPPCLLLGRPLRSRCRLLLLSVGDNLEDEEYLLDDDGQWGLHSEDKRVSTHH, encoded by the exons ATGCCTTCAGTATACAGCAGTGTGGCATCTACAGGCCATCGACGGAGCAGCAGCAAGCAGGACGGCAGCACAGATAGTCCATCTAAGAAGGAGACAAGCGGATCCAGATGGTCCGACATTGCTTGCCTGGGCTCTAATAAGAAGAAGCAATACCTATTTCTAGCGCCATCGAATCCAAACGGTGGGGACTTCCAGTCGTGCCCCTTGTCTCCGACTCCCCCATGTCTTCTACTAGGCAG GCCATTGCGCTCAAGATGCCGTCTTTTGTTGCTCAGTGTCGGTGACAACCTAGAGGATGAGGAATACCTACTGGATGATGATGGACAATGGGGGCTGCACTCCGAGGACAAGAGG GTCAGTACTCATCACTGA